In Sardina pilchardus chromosome 10, fSarPil1.1, whole genome shotgun sequence, one genomic interval encodes:
- the samm50 gene encoding sorting and assembly machinery component 50 homolog A: MGTVHARALDPMPMHGPELGVQADDIDLPEPEQEAKQEVLENKDIVVQRVHVDGLGRTKEDLLTYEIADVFKARNLIDVMKKSHEARQKLLRLGIFRKVEVVIDTSQGVDALPNGLDVTFEVKELRRMTGSYNTMVGNNEGSMVLGLKLPNMLGRAEKLTFQFSYGTKETSYGLSFFKPQPGHFERNFSINAYKVTGQFPWSSLRETDRGISTEVSFPISWTNHTLKWEGVWRELGCLARTASFAVREESGHSLKSSLSHAMVIDTRNSSILPRKGALLKINQELAGYTGGDVSYLKEDFEIQLNRRLPFDSILSTSFWGGMLLPIGEKPTSIADRFYLGGPTSVRGFSMYSIGPQSEGDYLGGEAYWAGGVHMYTPLPFRPGRGGFGDLFRTHFFLNAGNLCNLNYGEGPRAHLKKLAECIRWSYGAGIVLRLGNIARLELNYCIPMGVQSGDRICDGVQFGAGIRFL, encoded by the exons ATGGGGACTGTACACGCACGG GCTCTGGACCCTATGCCAATGCATGGCCCTGAACTCGGTGTCCAGGCAGATGACATTGATTTGCCAGAGCCTGAGCAAGAAGCCAAACAAGAAGTTCTCGAAAATAAAGat ATTGTTGTCCAAAGGGTGCATGTAGATGGTCTTGGTCGCACTAAGGAAGACCTTCTCACATATGAAATCGCAGATGTCTTTAAGGCCAGGAACTTGATCGAC GTCATGAAGAAGTCCCATGAAGCCAGACAGAAACTTCTGCGGCTGGGAATATTCAGAAAAGTTGAAGTTGTTATCGACACATCTCAGG GTGTCGATGCATTGCCGAACGGGCTGGATGTAACGTTTGAAGTGAAGGAGCTGAGGCGGATGACTGGCAGCTACAATACCATGGTCGGAAACAATGAAGGAAGCATG GTACTCGGTCTTAAACTTCCAAATATGTTGGGGCGTGCAGAAAAACTCACCTTCCAGTTCTCTTATGGTACAAAAGAGACGTCTTACGGCCTGTCATTCTTTAAGCCCCAGCCAGGACACTTTGAGCGCAA TTTCTCCATCAATGCATATAAAGTCACTGGGCAGTTCCCGTGGAGTTCACTCAGAGAGACTGATAGAGGGATCTCTACGGAAGTCAGT TTTCCCATCTCGTGGACCAACCACACCCTGAAGTGGGAGGGAGTGTGGAGGGAGCTGGGCTGCCTGGCCCGCACCGCCTCCTTTGCCGTCCGGGAGGAGAGTGGCCACTCGCTAAAGTCCTCCCTCTCG CATGCCATGGTCATCGACACACGAAACTCGTCAATTCTTCCCAGAAAGGGTGCCTTACTGAAAATTAATCAG GAGCTGGCTGGGTACACAGGTGGAGATGTGAGCTATCTGAAGGAGGACTTTGAAATCCAGCTCAACAGGCGTCTCCCCTTCGATTCG ATCCTGTCTACCTCCTTCTGGGGTGGTATGCTCCTGCCTATTGGAGAGAAGCCCACCAGCATTGCTGACAG ATTCTATCTGGGTGGTCCCACAAGTGTAAGAGGTTTCAGTATGTACAGCATCGGGCCACAGAGTGAAG GTGACTATCTTGGTGGAGAAGCGTATTGGGCTGGAGGAGTCCATATGTACACGCCACTACCATTTCGCCCGGGCAGAGGAGGCTTTGGAGACCTGTTCAGGACCCATTTCTTCCTGAATGCTGGGAATTTGTGCAACCTAAACTATG GTGAGGGCCCACGGGCACACCTAAAGAAATTGGCTGAGTGTATCCGCTGGTCCTATGGAGCAGGTATCGTCTTGCGCCTTGGGAACATCGCTCGTCTGGAACTGAACTATTGCATTCCCATGGGTGTCCAGAGTGGAGACAG GATATGTGACGGTGTCCAGTTTGGAGCAGGCATTCGATTCTTGTGA
- the si:dkey-10o6.2 gene encoding uncharacterized protein si:dkey-10o6.2, which produces MKIPIVNFEDYMLGETNISAENLQKICASLKTAFIEVGFVYLKNTGITQQEVDEVMKISKEFFYLPEEKKLSFSRGSFNNNPNHGWVSLERESLNPTRPGDLKEAFNTSSLHPDIKWPSEDVPGFRDKQASFFMRCKELSLRVLRLMGLSLGLDADVFVSAHKQIGTDENGSTLRTLYYPPVDSDQVKEGQLRCGEHSDYGSITLVFQSPEGGLQVLSRSGQYISAPFIPGTVLLNIADLMQRWTSDVFISAVHRVLLPSPGDSTTRQSLAYFVQPDDEALITCCDGLNKYPPVKSGHYLMERFKESYGRKSSSMES; this is translated from the exons ATGAAGATACCCATTGTCAACTTCGAGGACTACATGCTAGGGGAAACAAACATCTCTGCCGAAAACCTGCAGAAAATATGTGCCAGCCTGAAGACAGCGTTCATAGaagttggttttgtttatttgaagAACACTGGAATAACACAGCAAGAG GTGGATGAGGTGATGAAAATTTCAAAGGAATTCTTTTACCTTCCTGAGGAGAAGAAACTTTCTTTCAGCAGGGGCAGTTTCAACAATAACCCCAATCATGGTTGGGTCTccctagaaagagagag TTTAAATCCAACAAGACCTGGTGATCTAAAGGAAGCGTTCAACACCAGCTCACTGCACCCTGATATA aAATGGCCATCTGAAGATGTCCCTGGTTTTAGAGACAAGCAAGCTTCCTTCTTCATGCGCTGTAAAGAGCTTTCTCTCAGGGTTCTCAGACTGATGGGTCTCAGTTTAGGCCTAGATGCTGATGTCTTTGTCAGTGCACACAAGCAAATTGGAA CTGATGAGAATGGCTCCACTCTGCGGACGCTGTACTATCCCCCAGTGGACAGTGATCAAGTGAAGGAGGGCCAGCTGCGCTGTGGGGAACACTCCGATTATGGCAGCATCACTCTCGTCTTCCAGAGCCCAGAGGGAGGACTACAG GTTTTGTCACGATCAGGACAGTACATTTCAGCTCCATTTATCCCTGGGACAGTTTTACTGAATATTGCTGATCTCATGCAGAGGTGGACTAgtgatgtttttatttctgcG GTCCATCGAGTGCTGCTACCCTCTCCTGGAGATTCAACCACACGCCAGTCTTTGGCCTATTTTGTACAGCCTGATGATGAGGCCTTGATTACTTGCTGTGATGGCTTAAACAAGTATCCCCCTGTAAAATCAGGGCATTACCTTATGGAAAGATTTAAGGAAAGTTATGGACGTAAGTCATCCTCCATGGAATCCTAG